GCTCACCACACAAGGCAGAGGAAGCATCGGAGGGCATTTTTGATCACTGGACTATCGTATTCCCTATAGTCCACACTGGACTTTCCGTCTATATTTCACCTGCGCCGCCGCACACTGCGGGTGGCCCGATCATCAACGACAGGAAACGTCATGAACCTGAAGCTCTCCTTCGCTGCCGCCGTCCTCGCGATGACGGCGGGCGCCGCTTGCGCGCAATCGTCCGACACACTGCGCTTCGGTATCGAAGCCGCCTACCCTCCGTTCGAAAGCAAGAGCGCGTCGGGCCAGCTCGAAGGCTTCGATGTCGACGTCGGCAACGCCGTCTGCGCGAAGCTGAAAATGAAGTGCGTGTGGGTCGAGAATGCGTTCGACGGCCTGATCCCCGCGCTGCAGGCGCGCAAGTTCGACGTCATCAATTCGGCGATGAACATCACATCAAAGCGCAAGGAAAGCATCGCGTTCACGCCGCCTATCTATATCGTGCCCATCGTGATGATCGCAAAGCACGGTTCAGGCCTGAAGCCGGACGTGAAGAACCTGCAAGGCAAGCACGTCGGCGTGTTGCAAGGCTCGTCGCAGGAAGACTTCCTCAAGGCACACTGGGCGAATGCGGGCGTGCAGGTCGTGTCGTATCAGGACCAGGATCAGGTCTACGCGGATCTCGTCGCGGGACGGCTCGACGCCGCGGTGCAGGAAGCGCAGACGGCCAGCGACGGCTTCCTGAACAAGCCGGCGGGCGCCGGCTTCGAGATCGTCGGCGAGCCGCTGAAAGATCCGTCGACGCTCGGCGAAGGGACGGGCTTCGGTCTGCGCAAGGGGGACAAGGCGTTGCAGGCGAAGGTCGATGGCGCGCTTGCCGAACTCAAGAAAGACGGCACGCTGACGTCGCTCTCGCAGAAATACTTCAAGCGCGACATTATCGCGAAGTGATAGGCTGCCAGGCGGGCGCTGGCTTCTCCCCTATGGGCGAGCGCGTGGCGACACGCGCTCGTTGCGCTTCTGGCTGCTTTCTGGCTGCTTTCTGGCCGCCTCGCGAGCCATCTCAAGGACAACCTGACCGTTATGGATTTCGACGTCA
This Paraburkholderia phymatum STM815 DNA region includes the following protein-coding sequences:
- a CDS encoding ABC transporter substrate-binding protein, producing MNLKLSFAAAVLAMTAGAACAQSSDTLRFGIEAAYPPFESKSASGQLEGFDVDVGNAVCAKLKMKCVWVENAFDGLIPALQARKFDVINSAMNITSKRKESIAFTPPIYIVPIVMIAKHGSGLKPDVKNLQGKHVGVLQGSSQEDFLKAHWANAGVQVVSYQDQDQVYADLVAGRLDAAVQEAQTASDGFLNKPAGAGFEIVGEPLKDPSTLGEGTGFGLRKGDKALQAKVDGALAELKKDGTLTSLSQKYFKRDIIAK